In Mytilus trossulus isolate FHL-02 chromosome 6, PNRI_Mtr1.1.1.hap1, whole genome shotgun sequence, a single window of DNA contains:
- the LOC134720952 gene encoding hemocyte protein-glutamine gamma-glutamyltransferase-like produces MYKRRMKDKRGKRSPQRRRRKNHERDAKYSSSNCRVVCYGPPKDKVCGWERNKRRCRRGSGSRGRHRSGSRHRSGSRHRSGSRKRHGSRHRSGSRKRHGSRDRSGSRKRHGSRHRSGSRHRSGSRHRSGSRHRSGSRGRRSKSPPEKIPVIDQKPVVQDEEEEVNKRFHVLGIDFNIPLNTKDHHTDKFECTEERVRESDSKKLPAELVVRRGQSFTLTITFDREYDKKENDLEFCFTTGSRPKPPKGTAVEFDMDENANGTGHHSEWYAKMVEKKGNTIKVEIKPACNCIIGEWEFSILTSSQIQAEDDPLLFKYTSGSDITILLNPWCEHDDCYLATTSLLNEYVLNDTGAVFQGNHKQINAKVWNFAQFENKVLEISLDLLLEHFGGQPTIDMSDPIKLSRAITEVVNANDGGVLVGNWSGKYEDGVSPTMWSSSESILNKYDETKESVKYGQCWVFSAITTTVCRALGLPCRSVTNFSSAHDSDGSVAIDEEYEKDKKTGKLKRLKTGDSVWNFHVWNECWMTRNDLGNGYDGWQVIDATPQEVSGGVYRCGPAPVTAIKRGELGRMQYDLPFVFAEVNADVIKWVKLSSSKWEKLDVDTSRVGKNISTKEPDGKPYDKNQSLFPWNWGKDDGRLDITHEYKYKEGTLEERLAVQNAGKASKKVRQVDEAEHMDVVMDIVGNDGILLGGNFDVEVKVKNQAKDHKVRTITVLDIGVEPKLYTGETGDEFAEKRYNDIRLKYEEEETFKFTLKPDDYLDHLEEQYMMNITATAQVKETGKVHIKEEDYRLRRPDIEVEAPKSGKRYKPYEINVSLKNPLSKPMTKCVVHVEANGIVNVEEKISDIPANSTWKHSITIKAKRYGKITMNVTLDCVEIKDITGYANIEIEP; encoded by the exons TGTAGACGTGGATCTGGATCACGTGGGCGCCACAGAAGCGGCAGTCGTCATAGGAGTGGAAGTCGTCACAGGAGTGGAAGTCGTAAGAGACATGGAAGTCGTCACAGAAGTGGAAGTCGTAAGAGACATGGAAGTCGTGACAGAAGTGGAAGTCGTAAGAGACATGGAAGTCGTCACAGGAGCGGATCTCGCCATAGAAGTGGAAGTCGTCATCGAAGCGGTAGTCGTCATAGAAGTGGAAGTCGGGGCCGAAGAAGCAAAAGTCCACCTGAAAAAATACCAGTAATAGATCAAAAACCCGTTGTACAAGATGAGGAAG agGAAGTCAACAAACGTTTCCATGTTCTTGGTATCGATTTCAACATTCCTCTTAACACCAAGGATCATCACACAGACAAATTCGAATGCACCGAGGAAAGAGTAAGAGAGAGCGATAGCAAAAAACTTCCAGCTGAGTTGGTTGTCCGTAGGGGTCAGTCCTTCACATTGACCATTACTTTTGACAGAGAATATGACAAGAAGGAGAACGATTTAGAGTTCTGTTTCACAACAG gaTCTAGACCGAAACCACCGAAAGGTACAGCTGTTGAATTCGATATGGACGAAAATGCCAATGGCACCGGTCATCATTCCGAATGGTATGCGAAGATGGTTGAGAAAAAAGGCAACACAATCAAAGTAGAGATTAAACCTGCATGCAACTGTATAATTGGGGAATGGGAATTCTCTATTCTAACGTCATCGCAAATTCAAGCTGAAGATGACCCATTGTTATTCAAGTATACAAGTGGCAGCGATATCACTATTTTACTGAACCCATGGTGTGAAC ATGACGACTGCTACCTAGCAACAACCAGTCTGTTAAATGAGTATGTTTTAAATGACACTGGAGCAGTTTTTCAAGGCAACCATAAACAAATCAACGCAAAAGTCTGGAACTTTGCGCAg TTTGAAAATAAGGTTTTGGAGATAAGTTTGGATCTTTTACTGGAACATTTTGGTGGTCAGCCAACTATTGATATGAGTGACCCCATTAAACTGTCAAGAGCTATCACAGAAGTT GTAAATGCAAATGATGGTGGCGTTTTGGTTGGAAATTGGAGCGGAAAATATGAGGATGGAGTTTCACCAACCATGTGGTCTAGCAGTGAAAGTATTCTCAACAAGTATGACGAGACAAAAGAGAGCGTCAAATACGGACAGTGTTGGGTTTTCTCAGCCATAACTACAACTG TATGTCGAGCATTAGGACTGCCATGTCGGAGTGTAACAAATTTTAGTTCGGCCCACGACTCAGATGGAAGTGTAGCTATTGATGAAgaatatgaaaaagataaaaagactGGAAAACTAAAAAGACTTAAAACTGGAGATTCAGTATG gaATTTCCATGTATGGAATGAGTGTTGGATGACCCGAAATGATCTTGGGAACGGCTATGATGGTTGGCAAGTCATTGATGCAACACCACAAGAAGTTAGTGGAG GTGTTTACAGATGTGGACCTGCTCCAGTTACTGCAATAAAGCGAGGAGAACTTGGCAGAATGCAGTATGACCTGCCATTTGTATTTGCTGAAGTCAACGCTGATGTTATTAAATGGGTTAAACTTTCATCATCGAAATGGGAAAAACTTGATGTAGACACATCTag AGTTGGTAAAAATATAAGTACGAAAGAGCCAGATGGTAAACCATACGACAAAAATCAGTCACTATTTCCATGGAATTGGGGTAAAGATGATGGACGTCTTGATATTACACATGAATACAAATACAAAGAAG GAACTTTAGAAGAACGGCTAGCAGTGCAAAATGCTGGTAAAGCATCTAAGAAAGTACGACAAGTTGACGAAGCTGAACATATG GATGTGGTGATGGATATTGTTGGTAATGACGGTATTTTACTCGGAGGCAACTTTGACGTggaggtcaaggtaaaaaaccAAGCTAAAGACCATAAAGTACGAACCATCACAGTTCTGGATATTGGTGTAGAACCAAAGCTGTACACTGGTGAAACTGGCGACGAATTTGCTGAAAAGCGGTACAATGACATCCGATTGAAATATGAAGAAG AGGAAACATTCAAGTTCACACTGAAACCAGATGACTACCTGGACCATCTCGAAGAACAATATATGATGAATATAACTGCTACCGCTCAAGTCAAAGAGACTGGCAAAGTACATATCAAAGAAGAAGATTACAGACTCAGGAGACCAGATATAGAAGTTGAG GCTCCAAAATCTGGAAAAAGATACAAACCGTATGAAATAAATGTGTCTCTGAAAAATCCATTATCTAAACCAATGACGAAATGTGTTGTTCATGTGGAAGCTAACGGTATAGTGAACGTGGAGGAAAAAATCAG CGACATTCCTGCAAATTCAACATGGAAGCACTCAATTACAATAAAGGCCAAAAGATATGGAAAAATAACCATGAACGTCACTTTGGATTGTGTGGAGATCAAAGATATAACTGGCTAcgcaaatattgaaattgagCCATAA